The nucleotide sequence CCAGGTCCGAGCCGTAGATCGTGTACTCCTCCTCTATCACCTTCCTCATCTCATCTTTGAGTTCGGGGCATAATGGATAGTCGGGGTCGGCCAACCACAGGGGGATTATATCCGGGGAGTCTCTGTGCCACTTGGCTCCGCGGACGGAGATTCTGCTCTCTATCGTGGGTTTGTCGAAGGGGCTGCTCATGTTATCACGACTGAGCTTATTTCTGATGTGTTGGTCTTTATAATATATCAGGGCCTTTCATTGTTCTTTGTAATTGTGTAAATCTCTTGAGTGTTTTTCAATAGTGTGTAAATGCGAAAGGGACAGTTGGATATTCAGGTTTATAGGCTCAACATGGTTGCCGGGGTGCGTGTGGGGGTTGTTTCGCGGGCGCTATTGGGCCAAATAACCTCCATCGATCACCAATTCGGTACCCGTTACAAATGATGCCTCGTCCGATGCTAAGAACAGGACACCATAGGCTACTTCTTCTGGTTTCCCTACCCGACCCATGGGTATCCTGGAGAGCACTTTCCTTCGACGCTGCTCGTCGATAAAACCTTCCGCTAACATCGGCGTCTGTACAGGGCCTGGATGCACGGAATTGACGCGAATACCTTTTGTAGCATATCGCAACGCCACAGCCTTGGTAAATATGTGCACCGCACCCTTTGATGCCTGGTAGGCAAGGTCGCTGGTATCGCTACCTACTATTCCTATTTGCGATGAGATATTAATGATTGAACCGCCACCAGTTTTTAGCATCTCGGGTATGGCCAGTTTGGTACCGAAAAAAACACCTTTGGCGTTAACAGCCATCACATCGTCCCACATTTCTTCACTCACCTCTTCGATGCTGAGTCTTCCGTCGCCACCAATGCCTGCGTTATTTACCAATACATTAAGCTTACCAAACTGTTCAATTGTAGCATCTATAATCGTTCGCCAATCTTCCTCGCAGGTAACATCCAATTTTATGAAAAGAGCTTCGCCACCTCTGTCGTTGATTTCTGTAACAACCTTCATGGCTTCGTTTTCTAACATATCCCCGATGACAACTTTTACTCCTTCTTTGGCGAACAATAGAGCTTGGGCTTCACCTAGCCCACGTGCCCCTCCGCTAATTATGGCTACTTTTCCTTCCATCCGCATAAAAATACCTTTTTAAACAAACATTATTAAAAATATTAATTTTTTCCTAGACCATAATTATTCTGTTATTGAGGATTCCGAAGAACCTCCGGGTTTAGCGTCTTCTAGTTCCCCCTTGCCGCTTCATCAGGTGTTTCAGTGTGTTTGGGTTTGGAGATTTTATTTTAACCCCCCCCTACACACACCCAAACCTTCTCTTTCTCTCGCTCACTCTCTCTAAATACACAAAAACACGAAACACATACCATATTTAACGTAGGAGAAGGAAAAATGAAGAGAAAAGAAACCACAAGCACCACAGCAAAAAAAACAAGTAATTCTCAATCTGATATATCATCAGAAAGACCTCCCGAAAGAGTTCAGATGAAAGTCGGTAGTCAACAAGGCGGTATAACCTTGAAAAACCTTGAATTCTGGGCTCGGCATGGAGTCTTTCATGTCGACGGAGGAGCACCAAAAACAATTCCAGGGGTAGGATGGGATCTAGAGGATTCCTTAGCCAAGAAAGAAGCTTGCGAAAAATATGGGATAAACCTAGAGGCGTATCATCTGCCACTGAGCTCGTATGGATTATCTGGTGAAAGAGGAATTGAAACTGATCCATTCCGCCACATTATGCTTGGAAAAAGTCCTGAACGTGACAGGGAAATCGAAATGCTTCAACAAATGATTCGGGTCGCAGGGGAATCAGGTGTTCATTTGTGCACATATAATACCGTTATCCTTCCCATTGAAAGGACCGGTAAAACCAAAGATCAACTAAGGGGTAATGCCTCCTATAACACCTGGAATTATGAGAAAGCTCGAAGAAGAGACTGCACTAAAACAATTGCAGGTGATGTTTCTATTGACGAAATATACGATCGCATTACTTATCTTCTCGATAGATTGCTCCCGGTTGCCGAAGCATATGGGGTGAAATTAGGAAACCATATCGCAGATCCACCAACGCCTATAGGTTATAGAGGTATTACGAGATGGAACAGTCCGGATGTTTTTGAGGGCATCAAACACTTCGCTCAACTTTATAACAGCAAATCTCATGGCTTCCTGTTTTGTGTTGGTTCTATATCAGAAGGTCTGAGTGATCCTAAAACCGAAATTCGCCCTATCATTAAATGGGTTGGTGAGAGAAATCAAATTTTCAGTGTTCATCTAAGAAATATCCAAGGGGGATTTGGTCGTTTCATGGAAGTTTATCCGGATAATGGAGATCTGGATTTTCTTCAGGTTATAAGATCTTTGAGAGATGTTGGGTATTCTGGAATGGTGATGCCGGATCATGTCCCGTTTCACGAGGACTCAAGCAGTCGATTACAAGCGTATGCTTTTGCATTTGGCTATATCAAAGCGCTCATTCATACGGCTAATCAGGAATCCTAAAAACAAATCATGCGAGCGGAAAAGAATATGTTCTATATTTTATAAGGCGAAATTTTGAAAAGGGTTATCTAAGTCTGGGCGTTCAAACAGCGCATGCGCAAGAATTTACACTATTTTAGGGATTTTTTGGGACTTATTAGGGAAAGTCTGGTATATTCGCGCGGAGAGTAGGGAAATCATAAAGATAATGTGTTTTTTCGACAAATCTTTAAATACAATTTTTTAGAGGGAAGGATTCAATGTCAATGACTAATACCAAGTTCCCAGGGCCACTGCCTTTCCCATTTGTTTTGACACAAGCGCAGATGTTGCGCTATACCCAGCAGTATAAAGGTGAGCGTTTTTCAGATGGTCGCCCGAAAGTATCTGATGCTATTTTGGAACG is from Candidatus Bathyarchaeota archaeon and encodes:
- a CDS encoding glucose 1-dehydrogenase, which translates into the protein MRMEGKVAIISGGARGLGEAQALLFAKEGVKVVIGDMLENEAMKVVTEINDRGGEALFIKLDVTCEEDWRTIIDATIEQFGKLNVLVNNAGIGGDGRLSIEEVSEEMWDDVMAVNAKGVFFGTKLAIPEMLKTGGGSIINISSQIGIVGSDTSDLAYQASKGAVHIFTKAVALRYATKGIRVNSVHPGPVQTPMLAEGFIDEQRRRKVLSRIPMGRVGKPEEVAYGVLFLASDEASFVTGTELVIDGGYLAQ
- a CDS encoding mannonate dehydratase, with translation MKRKETTSTTAKKTSNSQSDISSERPPERVQMKVGSQQGGITLKNLEFWARHGVFHVDGGAPKTIPGVGWDLEDSLAKKEACEKYGINLEAYHLPLSSYGLSGERGIETDPFRHIMLGKSPERDREIEMLQQMIRVAGESGVHLCTYNTVILPIERTGKTKDQLRGNASYNTWNYEKARRRDCTKTIAGDVSIDEIYDRITYLLDRLLPVAEAYGVKLGNHIADPPTPIGYRGITRWNSPDVFEGIKHFAQLYNSKSHGFLFCVGSISEGLSDPKTEIRPIIKWVGERNQIFSVHLRNIQGGFGRFMEVYPDNGDLDFLQVIRSLRDVGYSGMVMPDHVPFHEDSSSRLQAYAFAFGYIKALIHTANQES